Part of the Bacillus sp. THAF10 genome is shown below.
TGAGAGCCTCCTCGGCTACGCCTGTGGGTCTCGAGTCTATCGCTTCATTCCAGCACGAGTCTACGCTGAACGCCGAGTCATTTGCGCAAATTAACAGCGTAGTTTTAAGAGTCTCTTAAATAGAACATCTGTTCGTATTTATTTTATCCTAAATCTTTAAAAATATGCAAGGAAATTTTGCTCGAAAAAAAATTCGAGCTTTTTCGCATGTTTCAAAAGGGAAATTATTTCATTTGTCGAAATATTAACTTGGGAGGGAGATACATATGACAAAAAGAAAAGTAAATTCAAACGATTTATTTAAGCTTGTATCTGTAACAGATCCACAGTGGGATAAGCAGTCAAGGAAATATGCCTTTGTTCAAACAACAATAAATGAAGAAGAAAATGAGTATGAATCCACTATTTTTGTTGGTGATTTAGAGGGAAATAAGGTCCCTTATACTGCCGGCAAAGGAAGAGCAACGAGTCCAAGGTGGTCCCCAGACGGTAGCAAGCTAGCTTTTGTCTCAAACAGAACGAAAAAAAATCAAGTGTTCGTCATGTCTGTTGGTGGAGGCGAAGCGGAGCAGGTAACTTTCTGCAAACATGGAGCAAGAGGACCGGTATGGTCTCCATGTGGAACCAAGCTTCTTTTTGGCACTTCTGTCGAAAGTGAGGCAGATTTAAAGGGTGCAGGAGAAAAAGAAGAGAAAAAGAAAAAGCCAGAGCCGTTAGTTGTGGAAAAAATGCGTTATAAATCCGATGCAAAAGGCTTTCTGGATGAAAAGAACGACCATCTTGCTGTGCTGGATTTACAAACAAAAGAGGTAAGTTTGTTAACCAACGGAGATAGAGATTACGGTAGTGCTGTTTGGGCTCCAGACGGAAAAAGCATTGCATTTGTTGCCAATCTGGAAGAAAACCCAGATGTTTCACTCGTTTCCGATGTATTTGTGATGAACCTTGAAACAAAGGAACAGAAAAAAATAACAGGCAGCAAGGGCTTCTTTTCCACTCTTTCATTCTCACCAGATGGCAAATATCTTGGGTATCTTGGTCATGAAAAAGAGTTCTTGAGTGCGACCTTAACGCGTGTATGGGTGACAGAAGTAGCCAGTGGAGAGACACATTGCTTAACAGAGAACCTTGATGTGGAGGTTGGAGATGTAGCAATTGGGGACTTCCATTCCGGAAATGTTAACCCAGGCCTCATGTGGACAGAGGATAGTGAAGGCTTTTATTTCTTAATGAGTGATCAGGGAGGAACTGGCATTTATTATGGTGGCTTAGACGGGGGCATGTACCCAGTTCACTTGCCAGATGAGCATGTTTATGCAGTAAGTATGCTTACCTCAAGCCATGAAGCAATTGTTGGAATTAGCTCTTCCACAGACCCTGGTGAGCTTTATCATTTGGATTTCAAAGCACAAACAAAGAATAAGCTAACAAACGTGAATACAGCTTGGAAAGAGGAAGTGGAATTAAGTGTAGCAGAACCAATCCGCTATAAGGCAAAGGATGGTTGGGATCTACATGGGTGGGTCATGAAGCCAATCGGATTTGAGGAAGGAAAGAAATACCCTACCATTCTCGAAGTGCATGGCGGTCCACATGCAATGTATGCTAACTCCTATTTTCATGAATTCCAAACATTAACCGCCCAAGGTTTTGTGGTTATTTTTACAAACCCACGAGGAAGTCATGGTTATGGGCAAGCATTTGTTGATGCGGTACGTGGAGATTATGGTGGTAAGGATTACCTGGATGTGATGAGTGCGATGGATTATGCACTGGAGACGTTTGACTTTATCGATGAAACGAATCTCGGCATTACTGGGGGAAGCTATGGCGGCTTTATGACAAACTGGGTGGTCGGTCACACCAATCGCTTTAAAGCAGCTGTCACACAGCGTTCCATTTCAAACTGGCTTAGTTTCTACGGAGTGAGTGATATTGGTTACTACTTCTCCGAATGGGAAGTTGGCGGAGATATGGGGGATAAGGTCGAAAAGCTTTGGGAGCATTCGCCGATAAAATATGTCGGGAATATTGAAACTCCACTGTTAATTCTTCATGGAGAGAGAGATTATCGTTGTCCTGTAGAACAAGCAGAGCAGCTGTTTATAGCCTTAAAGCAGCAAGGAAAAACGACGAAACTTGTAAGATTCCCTGGTGCGAATCATGAACTATCCAGAAGCGGCGACCCTGCTTTACGCATTCACCGTTTAGATCATATCAAAAATTGGTTTGTTGACTATTTACAATAAAAAATTCTATTAGAAAGCGGTCCTTTCTTCAAGGGAGGGCCTCTTTCGATTAAGATTAGGAGGACTAAACATGATCAAGAGAATGGATCACATTGTATTATTTTGCAAAGATACCGAAGCGTCAAAAGACTGGTATGAAAAAGCAGGTTTTACCCTTTCACACGGCTATGAGGGAATGTTCTGGTTTAAGCTTGGAGAGGGCTTAGTGATGCTGCATCCGGCTGAAGAAACAAACGCAGGATTAACAGAGGTCCATGCGGCTGTTAGTGATGTTTATTCTTTATTCAACACTGTAAAGGAAAAAGGCTTACTTCCAGTAGATCACCAAAATAATAACCTTCCTTTAGAGGGACCTGTTACAAGACCATGGGGAGACATTCAGTTTGAATTGGAGGATCTTGATGGACACAGATGGGCATTTACCCAACGAGATGAATAAAAACAGGCATCTCATCTCCCTTTCTGAAACGTTTAAAAAAACAATTATCAACGTACATAAAAACAAAGGTAAGTTGTGGCTTGAACAGTTTGAGGAACTGCTTCGCTATATTGAAGAGAAGTGGAAATTAGCTATTCAACCTCCCTTTGAGCTTTCCTATAATTTTGTCGCACCTGCACAAACGGACAGTGGGCGAGAGGTAGTAGTAAAGCTTGCTGTTGTTCATGATGAATTTTACTCTGAGGTAGAAGCCTTGCAGTATTTTGCGGGAAGAAGCATGGTGAGGGTTGTTGATATGGAGCCTGAAAGAGGGATTCTAATCTTAGAACGTCTAACGCCAGGATATACGTTAGCAGAATTAGAGGATGGAAATGTGGCGATGGAGATTGCAGCTGATATCATGCAATCGTTGTGGGTAAAAGATACAAAAACCTCAACCTTACCCCAAATAGAAGAAAGGCAACAAAGTCTGCAAAGGTTTCTCAACAGGCATCCCAAAGGTAAAGGACCTATTTCTGCAGCTACTCTTCAAAAAGCGTTGCAGGTGTTTAAGAGCTTACTCTCAGATAACAAGCAACGGTACATCCTTCACGGTGATTTGCATCATTACAATATCTTAAAAGGGGACAACTGGACAGCCATAGATCCAAAAGGGCTCGTAGGGGAAAGAGAATATGACACCATTCAGCTTCTATTAAACAAATTGCCTCAAGAAGCAGAGTTACAGCCGATATTAGAAAACAGAATACAACTTTTAGTCAAAAGATTAAACTTAGATGTAAAAAGGTTACTCGCATATGGTTTTGCTCATAGCACGCTCTCCATTTGTTGGTCTCTAGAAGAAGGCGAAGACTACTGCATCCTCTTTTATAAAAGCATAGAGATTTTTGAAAAAATGTATGAAAACAGTTGTCCACGTGCAAAAAATGATGTTATGTATTAGGATAAAAAAGGAATAACTAGTACAATAGAGAGTACATCATGAAAAGAAGTGGAGAATGGCAATAATGGATTTTATTGAGCTGATGAAAGAGTTATTAACATTAGAAAACTTGTTAGATTTTTTACATGAATATGAATCATTTGGTCCTATTAGTGGATTTTTGTTAGTCGTGCTCGAGGCTTTTTTGCCATTCCTGCCGTTAATTGTAATTGTCATGGCAAATGCTGCTGCCTTTGGACTATGGCTTGGCTTTCTCATTTCCTGGGCAGGCTCCGTCTTTGGAGCATGTGTGGTCTATTATCTGGTGCAAAAAGTAAAAAGATATCATTGGATTCAAAAATGGCTGAAAAAAGAAAAAATCAGAAGAACAATGTCTTGGGTGGAAAGGCATGGGTTTGGTCCGATTTTTCTAATGCTATGCTTTCCTTTTACCCCATCATTCCTGATAAATGTCGTGGCAGGACTATCGAAAATTAAATTTTTTCAATTCTTTTTAGCCCTACTTGCAGGAAAAATGGTAATGATCTTTACCATCAGTTATATTGGCTATGATTTATTGTCCTTTATTCGAGCACCGATAAAGACAGCTGTTGTGATATTTATTATGCTTATATTATGGTTTATTGGTAAAAAGGTAGAATTGCACCTGCAAGTATCTGGTGAAAAATAAAAAAGTCAGTATATTGTGATAATAAGTAACTGTTGGTACAATATAACTATCGATAATTTTCGGGGGTTATACATTGAAACAAAAGAAGAAACATCTAACTGCGCTGAAATGGTTCATCACTCCAATTCTAATTATTATCTTTGTTCGAGCTTTGTTTTTCTCTAATTACGTAGTGGAAGGACATTCCATGAACCCAACGTTAGAGCAGGGAAACTTTTTGATGGTCAATAAAATGGTTTACGCCTTCAGTCAACCAGAGCGATTTGATGTCATCGTATTTCGCCAAGAAGGCCAAGATGTTAACTACGTAAAACGGGTGATAGGACTGCCAGGAGATGAGATAGAGTATATAAAAGATATTCTCTATGTAAATGGCCAGCCAGTGATGGAACCCTTCATTTCTTCTGATGATTTGAAAGTGTTTGGTGGGAATTTTACCGGGGATTTTTCACTTGAGGAATTAACCGGCGTAGAAAAAGTTCCAAAGGGTCATGTTTTTGTCATAGGAGATAACCGACTTAGCAGCTTTGACAGCAGACATTTCGGCTATGTTGCAGTAAAAGACATTGTTGGAAAAGTTCACATCCGCTACTGGCCGGTAGATGATTTTAATACCACGTTCAAATAAAGAGCAGTCATAAAGTTGGTGAACTGCTCTTTTTTTATTTATAGCTTTGTTAAACATCGCAGTTGATTTCCGCAAATGGCTTTCTGTCCGCGGGGGCGAGTTGAGAGCCTCCTGGGCTGCGCCTGTGGGGTCACAAGTCTTTCGCTTCATTCCCGAGAAGAGACTACGCCTTTGCTACAATCAACAGCTAGGAACTCCTTTGACGTCAACAATCATCTATAACAAAGCCTTATTTATAATAATAGAAAAAAAGGGGGATTTTTTTATGAGACTAGAAGGTAAGGTTGCCATCATTACAGGTGCTGCAAGTGGATTAGGTTTAGAAGCAGCAAAGCTTTTTATTAAAGAAGGGGCAAAAGTGGCACTTGTAGACTATGATGCAATTGCAGGTGAAAAAATAGCAGCGGAACTTGAAGCCGATCATGATGCTGTTTTTTTCGAAGCGGATGTTTCCAACAGAACACAAGTACTTGAAATGGTATCGATGGTGAAAGAGCGCTTTGGAAAAATAGATATCTTAATCAACAATGCAGGAATCACGAAAGATAACATGTTATTGAAGATGAGTGCAGAAGATTTTCAAAAGGTGATGGATGTTAATGTGAATGGCGTTTTCCATTGTACACAGGCAGTCATTCCCCATATGCTTGAAAATGGCAAAGGCAAGGTTATCAACACATCCTCTGTGGCAGGCATTTATGGAAACGTTGGACAAACGAACTATGCTGCCTCAAAGGCTGCCGTAGTGGGAATGACAAAATCTTGGGCCAAAGAATTCGGTCGAGCAAATATTAATGTAAATGCAGTGGCACCAGGGTTTGTGGAAACAAATATGGTCGCATCCGTTCCGGAAAAAGTGATGCAAGGCTTGTTGCAGGTTATCCCGCTACAGCGCCTAGGAAAGCCATCTGATATTGCGAACGCCTACCTTTACTTAGCCTCTGATGAATCAAACTATGTAAACGGCACCGTGCTCGAAGTAGATGGCGGAATGATGATATAACACCAAAAACCAGATGTTTACAGTACATCTGGTTTTTTCATTTTTAGCATACTAAAAGTTGGCAAAATGGAATGGGAATTATTATGATAGACACAGATGCAACAAACAAAGATATAGAATGGGGGCAACTGGGTGTTTAACGCAGTTATCAAAAAACCTAAAGTAACATTAATTTTCATCTTATTATTAGTATTCATCGGATCTATTACGTTTTTTCAAGTTCCAAAACGAGAAATTCCTGAAATTTCTTTAAATGTAGGTACGATTACGACAGTATATCCTGGTGCCTCACCAACAGTAATGGAGAGGGATATAACAACACCACTAGAGAAAGAACTTTTGGATATTCAAGGAATGGAAAATGTCAGCTCAGTGTCTGGTGCTGGTATCTCTAATATTGTGCTTGAACTTGCAGATGATGCGGATAGAGATCAAGTGTTTTCAGCTGTACGTCAAGCGGTATCTGATGTGAGCAGAGCGTTTCCAGAGGATGCCATGGAGCCGACTGTCAATTCGGATATTCAAATGGGAGCGATCGCGTCCTATCATATTCTGAACGAAGACCGCGAAGCATTGCTGCAGGAAAAAGAGACAATAGAGTCGTGGGTTTCTGAATTAGAAAAAATCGCTGGAGTTCGGAAGGTAGCAATAAAAGGGTTTGATGAAACGCAAATTATGTTAAACCTTAACTCGAATGACATGCAAGATTCACAGATTACCGTTCCTGATGTCATTTCTGCCATTCAAAATGAATTAGAAATTACGCCATTGGGAAGTCAACAGGAAGAAAATAGAATCTCCCAACTTACCTTAGAACATATTGAGAATCTTCAAGATGTGGAAAAGGTTTTTATTAAAAAAGATGCAGAGGGTAATGCCGTCTATGTAGGCGATATTGCAGAATTTGAAGAAGTACCAAAAGACAAGGAGGATATCGTTACCTATAACGGTACACCTGCAATCTCCTTTACGATCATGCAGAAAAAAGGTGTCGACATTCCAACCCTTCATGCGAATGTGGATAAACAAATGAAACAATTATCAAAAGATTTGCCTGAGGATTTTAGTCTAGACCTTTATTACACCCAGAATGAGATTGTATCGAAAATCTTCAAAGATTTAGGGATCTCTTTTCTCATTTCCATTTTTGCAGTGGTACTGATTACCTTTGTTGGATTAAATGCGGTGTCCGCTATCTTAGTTGCTTTGGCTATTCCTATTTCGATTGCGTTAGGATTGATACCGCTGCCTTATGCAAACGTCGATCTAAATCAAATATCGATTATCGGAATAATTATTGCCCTTGGAATATTAGTCGATGATGCAATTGTGGTCAACGATAATATCCAACGGCGTTACCAGCTTGGTGATAAGCCGCTTCAGGGAGCTTTACAAGGGACAAAGGAAGTGCGCGTTTCCATCATTACTTCCACACTTGCTATTGTATTCACCTTTTTGCCGTTAACCTTTCTAGGAGGTCCCAATGGTGCCTTCATCTCTGCATTGCCAACTGTATTAATCTCTACCATTATCGGCTCTACGATTGTTGCTTTGACGGTGGTACCAATTTTTATGGCATGGCGTCAAAAGAAAAGAACGAAGAAAAAAGTGAAGGATGGCTTGCTAGGCACACAGTTTAATAACCTTAGTAGCTGGTACAGTTCTAAAGTGCTTACAAAAGTCATAAAAAAACCACTGTTAACTGGAATGTCGGTGTTAGTTTTCTGTACGGCAAGTTACGGTCTAGTTCCCTTTATTCCTGTCGTGTTCTTCCCAAGTGCGGACCGGGAAGAAGTGACGGTAACGGTGACCTATCCTGCAGGAACACCGCTATCAGAAACAGAAGCAAGACTTCAGGAAATGGAATCAGCTATTAAAGATGACGAGGCTGTATATGAAACTACTATATTTGCCGGAAGTGGGGAGCCTGGTATCTTTGGCAGCACTTTATCCAATTCTGGTGAAAATACAGGGCAGATTGTCATAAGAGTAAACAAAGAACAACAATCTGCAGAGGCGACAATTAAAAAATGGCAGCCAAAGCTTAGAGAAGCATTCCCAGAGGCGGTGGTAATGCTTTCTACTATTGAAGCAGGCCCACCAGTTGGAGCACCAATTGCTTTAACAGTTGTTGGGGAAGACATAGATGAAGTGATGAATGCCACTAATGGATTAAAAGAAGAAATGGAACGCTTGAAGGAAAGTGGTGCAATTATTGACGATGTTGGACCATTGCAGCCGACCATAAAATATGTACCAAACAGAGAATTGATGGAAGAACATGGTATTACAGCGCAAGAAATAAGCAATAGTATTAGGCTTGTCACAGAGGGAATTCCAGTTGGTTCCTATGAAGCTGGAATGGAACGAGAGCTACTGACCATTATTCAAGATCGCATGGAAGAGGAACAGACTGTCGATCTACGTGAGCTTGAGCTTCCAAGTAAAACAGAAAGAGGGGAATTTGGAGCACCAGTTCTTGTCCCGCTTTCTGAGCTAGTGACCGAAGAGGAAACAGAAGTACTTCCGCTCATTCCTCATAAAAATGGGGAGCGGACCGTCACGATTCGCGTCTATCCAAATGAAGAGGATAAACAAAAGCTCGAAACGAACATTAAAGAAATTGCCGAGAGCTACAATACGAATAGCGTATCCGTTTCCGTAGGAGGAGAATCCTCGGCAAGAAGTGATTTCTTCGTGGAGGTAGGAAAGCTATTTATCGTTGTTATCTTTCTTATCTATATTTTAATGGTGGTTCAATTTAATTCATTAAGAATACCATTGCTTATTATGAGTTCTGTTTATTTGGCAATTTCAGGAGCGGTAATTGGCTTGTTCTTAACGCAAACAGGGCTTGGATTTATGGCGATGATGGGGATTGTTTCCTTAGCTGGAATAGTCGTGAGAAATGCGACTGTCTTTATTGAGTTTATGGATCAGCGTCTATCAGAGGGAGCTACCTTGTCCGAGGCTGTCATCGACTCTGGTAATGCTCGTCTTCGTCCGGTGGTATTAACTGCATTCACTTCGATTGCTGCATTACTGCCGATTGCTTTTAGCGGAGATGTGTTATTTACACCTTTAGCTATCTCTATTATATCCGGTATCTTCTTCTCTACCTTCTTTACGCTGTTGTTTGTACCAGCATTTTATGTGGTGTTAAAACGGAAAAAAGTAATGAATGAATAAAATAGAGGAAGCGAAGCATCTAGTCTGTGGCTAGGTGCTTTTGCTTTTTTGCAAGCTCCAGATAAGGAAAGAATTTAAACAGAACCACAAACATAATAGAAGCAATACAGCTTCAAAGGAGAATAAATGACTAATTATTGGACTAAAGGCAGTACCAATTAACAGGATAAACGAATAAAGTGAGATTGCACTTCCTCGTTGTTTTCCTCCTAAGATACCGATATAAGTAATCATACCAGGTAAGAAAAGAGAGATGGACCCAACATAAATAATGGACAAAGCTCCCAAGAAATACGGATTATCACTACTGACG
Proteins encoded:
- a CDS encoding efflux RND transporter permease subunit; this encodes MFNAVIKKPKVTLIFILLLVFIGSITFFQVPKREIPEISLNVGTITTVYPGASPTVMERDITTPLEKELLDIQGMENVSSVSGAGISNIVLELADDADRDQVFSAVRQAVSDVSRAFPEDAMEPTVNSDIQMGAIASYHILNEDREALLQEKETIESWVSELEKIAGVRKVAIKGFDETQIMLNLNSNDMQDSQITVPDVISAIQNELEITPLGSQQEENRISQLTLEHIENLQDVEKVFIKKDAEGNAVYVGDIAEFEEVPKDKEDIVTYNGTPAISFTIMQKKGVDIPTLHANVDKQMKQLSKDLPEDFSLDLYYTQNEIVSKIFKDLGISFLISIFAVVLITFVGLNAVSAILVALAIPISIALGLIPLPYANVDLNQISIIGIIIALGILVDDAIVVNDNIQRRYQLGDKPLQGALQGTKEVRVSIITSTLAIVFTFLPLTFLGGPNGAFISALPTVLISTIIGSTIVALTVVPIFMAWRQKKRTKKKVKDGLLGTQFNNLSSWYSSKVLTKVIKKPLLTGMSVLVFCTASYGLVPFIPVVFFPSADREEVTVTVTYPAGTPLSETEARLQEMESAIKDDEAVYETTIFAGSGEPGIFGSTLSNSGENTGQIVIRVNKEQQSAEATIKKWQPKLREAFPEAVVMLSTIEAGPPVGAPIALTVVGEDIDEVMNATNGLKEEMERLKESGAIIDDVGPLQPTIKYVPNRELMEEHGITAQEISNSIRLVTEGIPVGSYEAGMERELLTIIQDRMEEEQTVDLRELELPSKTERGEFGAPVLVPLSELVTEEETEVLPLIPHKNGERTVTIRVYPNEEDKQKLETNIKEIAESYNTNSVSVSVGGESSARSDFFVEVGKLFIVVIFLIYILMVVQFNSLRIPLLIMSSVYLAISGAVIGLFLTQTGLGFMAMMGIVSLAGIVVRNATVFIEFMDQRLSEGATLSEAVIDSGNARLRPVVLTAFTSIAALLPIAFSGDVLFTPLAISIISGIFFSTFFTLLFVPAFYVVLKRKKVMNE
- a CDS encoding VOC family protein; translation: MIKRMDHIVLFCKDTEASKDWYEKAGFTLSHGYEGMFWFKLGEGLVMLHPAEETNAGLTEVHAAVSDVYSLFNTVKEKGLLPVDHQNNNLPLEGPVTRPWGDIQFELEDLDGHRWAFTQRDE
- a CDS encoding S9 family peptidase, translating into MTKRKVNSNDLFKLVSVTDPQWDKQSRKYAFVQTTINEEENEYESTIFVGDLEGNKVPYTAGKGRATSPRWSPDGSKLAFVSNRTKKNQVFVMSVGGGEAEQVTFCKHGARGPVWSPCGTKLLFGTSVESEADLKGAGEKEEKKKKPEPLVVEKMRYKSDAKGFLDEKNDHLAVLDLQTKEVSLLTNGDRDYGSAVWAPDGKSIAFVANLEENPDVSLVSDVFVMNLETKEQKKITGSKGFFSTLSFSPDGKYLGYLGHEKEFLSATLTRVWVTEVASGETHCLTENLDVEVGDVAIGDFHSGNVNPGLMWTEDSEGFYFLMSDQGGTGIYYGGLDGGMYPVHLPDEHVYAVSMLTSSHEAIVGISSSTDPGELYHLDFKAQTKNKLTNVNTAWKEEVELSVAEPIRYKAKDGWDLHGWVMKPIGFEEGKKYPTILEVHGGPHAMYANSYFHEFQTLTAQGFVVIFTNPRGSHGYGQAFVDAVRGDYGGKDYLDVMSAMDYALETFDFIDETNLGITGGSYGGFMTNWVVGHTNRFKAAVTQRSISNWLSFYGVSDIGYYFSEWEVGGDMGDKVEKLWEHSPIKYVGNIETPLLILHGERDYRCPVEQAEQLFIALKQQGKTTKLVRFPGANHELSRSGDPALRIHRLDHIKNWFVDYLQ
- the lepB gene encoding signal peptidase I, with the protein product MKQKKKHLTALKWFITPILIIIFVRALFFSNYVVEGHSMNPTLEQGNFLMVNKMVYAFSQPERFDVIVFRQEGQDVNYVKRVIGLPGDEIEYIKDILYVNGQPVMEPFISSDDLKVFGGNFTGDFSLEELTGVEKVPKGHVFVIGDNRLSSFDSRHFGYVAVKDIVGKVHIRYWPVDDFNTTFK
- a CDS encoding TVP38/TMEM64 family protein; translation: MDFIELMKELLTLENLLDFLHEYESFGPISGFLLVVLEAFLPFLPLIVIVMANAAAFGLWLGFLISWAGSVFGACVVYYLVQKVKRYHWIQKWLKKEKIRRTMSWVERHGFGPIFLMLCFPFTPSFLINVVAGLSKIKFFQFFLALLAGKMVMIFTISYIGYDLLSFIRAPIKTAVVIFIMLILWFIGKKVELHLQVSGEK
- a CDS encoding aminoglycoside phosphotransferase family protein; translation: MDTDGHLPNEMNKNRHLISLSETFKKTIINVHKNKGKLWLEQFEELLRYIEEKWKLAIQPPFELSYNFVAPAQTDSGREVVVKLAVVHDEFYSEVEALQYFAGRSMVRVVDMEPERGILILERLTPGYTLAELEDGNVAMEIAADIMQSLWVKDTKTSTLPQIEERQQSLQRFLNRHPKGKGPISAATLQKALQVFKSLLSDNKQRYILHGDLHHYNILKGDNWTAIDPKGLVGEREYDTIQLLLNKLPQEAELQPILENRIQLLVKRLNLDVKRLLAYGFAHSTLSICWSLEEGEDYCILFYKSIEIFEKMYENSCPRAKNDVMY
- the fabG gene encoding 3-oxoacyl-ACP reductase FabG, with the translated sequence MRLEGKVAIITGAASGLGLEAAKLFIKEGAKVALVDYDAIAGEKIAAELEADHDAVFFEADVSNRTQVLEMVSMVKERFGKIDILINNAGITKDNMLLKMSAEDFQKVMDVNVNGVFHCTQAVIPHMLENGKGKVINTSSVAGIYGNVGQTNYAASKAAVVGMTKSWAKEFGRANINVNAVAPGFVETNMVASVPEKVMQGLLQVIPLQRLGKPSDIANAYLYLASDESNYVNGTVLEVDGGMMI